In one Thermaerobacter sp. PB12/4term genomic region, the following are encoded:
- a CDS encoding HAD-IC family P-type ATPase, whose protein sequence is MVVLALPDGLEARDAGPGAGRDAAGDAAGEAGKAPTGTGVRGDGTAAGAGAGGDAAASGDAAPGRGGAGSSGLDVAQRALLRLVASVERASEHPLAAAVVERAREAGLELDEPAAFEAVPGHGVTAQVAGRQVAVGNRRLMEARGVAVGAAADRLAALEEQGKTVMLVAVDGRLAGLIAVADTLKETAPEAVAALHAMGLEVWMITGDNARTARAVARQAGIPEERVLAEVLPADKAAKVRELQERGLKVAMVGDGINDAPALAAADVGIAIGTGTDVAIEAADVTLMRGDLRTLAAAIDLSRATLAKIRQNLFWALIYNTLGIPVAALGYLSPVLAGAAMALSSVSVTTNSTLLKRFDPMRRFRRQERGRPA, encoded by the coding sequence GTGGTGGTGCTGGCGCTGCCGGACGGCCTCGAAGCACGGGATGCCGGTCCTGGCGCCGGCCGCGACGCCGCCGGGGATGCGGCCGGGGAGGCGGGTAAGGCCCCAACCGGCACCGGCGTGAGGGGAGACGGCACCGCAGCCGGTGCCGGCGCGGGCGGGGACGCCGCCGCAAGCGGTGATGCAGCCCCCGGCCGCGGCGGGGCCGGCTCGTCCGGGCTGGATGTCGCCCAGCGGGCCCTGTTGCGCCTTGTCGCCTCGGTGGAACGGGCCTCCGAACACCCCCTGGCCGCTGCCGTCGTCGAGCGGGCCCGGGAAGCCGGCCTCGAACTGGACGAACCGGCCGCCTTCGAGGCCGTCCCCGGCCACGGGGTGACGGCGCAGGTGGCCGGCCGCCAGGTGGCGGTGGGCAACCGGCGGCTCATGGAGGCGCGGGGCGTCGCCGTGGGCGCCGCGGCGGACCGGCTGGCGGCCCTGGAGGAACAGGGCAAGACGGTCATGCTGGTGGCGGTGGACGGCCGCCTGGCGGGCCTCATCGCCGTGGCCGACACCCTCAAGGAGACGGCCCCCGAGGCGGTGGCCGCCCTGCACGCCATGGGCCTCGAGGTCTGGATGATCACCGGTGACAACGCCCGCACCGCCCGCGCCGTGGCCCGGCAGGCGGGGATCCCCGAAGAGCGCGTCCTGGCCGAGGTGTTGCCGGCCGACAAGGCCGCCAAGGTACGGGAGCTGCAGGAGCGGGGCCTCAAGGTCGCCATGGTAGGCGACGGGATCAACGACGCCCCCGCCCTGGCGGCGGCCGACGTGGGCATCGCCATCGGCACGGGGACCGACGTGGCCATCGAGGCGGCCGACGTCACCCTGATGCGGGGGGACCTGCGCACCCTGGCCGCCGCCATCGACCTCAGCCGCGCCACCCTGGCCAAGATCCGGCAGAACCTGTTCTGGGCGCTGATCTACAACACCCTGGGCATCCCGGTGGCCGCCCTCGGCTATCTCAGCCCGGTGCTGGCCGGCGCGGCCATGGCCCTGAGCTCCGTCTCGGTGACGACCAACTCGACCCTGCTCAAGCGTTTCGATCCCATGCGACGCTTCCGCCGCCAGGAAAGGGGCCGCCCAGCATGA
- a CDS encoding F510_1955 family glycosylhydrolase, protein MSRTGAGRARGLRIAWMVAVLAVLVTAGVLAWSRAASSPAIRHVHGMTFDPRDPGKLWVATHDGLLVWEEPGRWRGRVGPVVDLMGFAAAPDGTLYASGHPGPGLDLANPLGLARSADGGRTWEPVSLEGVVDFHAMAVSPARPGVIYGYFYGDGRLYRSEDGGQTWTRTPASDLAGPRGLGPLQLVAHPTDPATLLAAGENGLLLSTDDGQTWEPLRDGVVTAAAFIPGRDRGTGAGTDTATARGTDSGSVTILVYDAAEGLLRSTDGGRTWQPAGSGLRVDPEDPLAALAAHPDAPQRIYAITMTGTLWRSTDGGGAWETIWAPE, encoded by the coding sequence TTGTCCCGCACGGGCGCCGGCCGCGCCCGGGGGCTGCGGATTGCGTGGATGGTGGCGGTTCTGGCCGTCCTGGTGACCGCCGGGGTGCTGGCCTGGAGCAGGGCCGCTTCCTCCCCCGCCATCCGCCATGTCCACGGCATGACCTTCGACCCCCGGGATCCCGGCAAGCTCTGGGTCGCCACCCATGACGGTCTTCTGGTCTGGGAGGAACCCGGCCGCTGGCGCGGGCGCGTGGGGCCGGTGGTCGACCTCATGGGCTTTGCAGCCGCTCCCGACGGGACCCTCTATGCCAGCGGCCATCCGGGACCGGGGCTCGACCTGGCCAACCCCCTGGGGCTGGCCCGCAGCGCCGACGGCGGCCGGACCTGGGAACCCGTCAGCTTGGAGGGCGTCGTCGACTTCCATGCGATGGCGGTGAGTCCGGCCCGCCCCGGAGTGATCTACGGTTACTTTTACGGTGACGGCCGGCTCTACCGCAGTGAAGACGGCGGGCAGACGTGGACCCGCACCCCCGCTTCGGATCTGGCCGGCCCCCGGGGTCTGGGCCCGCTGCAGCTGGTGGCCCATCCGACCGATCCCGCGACGCTGCTGGCGGCCGGGGAGAACGGGCTGCTCCTGAGCACGGACGACGGACAAACGTGGGAACCGCTGCGGGACGGGGTGGTGACGGCGGCGGCCTTCATTCCCGGAAGGGACCGTGGGACGGGAGCCGGAACCGACACCGCAACGGCGCGCGGCACGGACTCCGGATCGGTCACCATCCTGGTCTACGACGCCGCCGAGGGGTTGCTGCGCTCCACCGACGGGGGCCGGACGTGGCAGCCCGCGGGGTCGGGCTTGCGGGTGGACCCAGAAGATCCACTGGCCGCCCTGGCGGCCCACCCCGACGCTCCACAGCGCATCTACGCCATCACCATGACAGGCACGCTCTGGCGCAGTACCGACGGCGGAGGCGCATGGGAAACGATCTGGGCACCGGAATGA